In a genomic window of Flavobacterium sp. KACC 22761:
- the gldN gene encoding gliding motility protein GldN, whose amino-acid sequence MKVRNFLIVMFFVAGNFVSNAQSNLLNAKTVSQIGIKTPAQRIADNDKPLAYGYVEDRDILMGKMTWEIIDLNEKINFPLYFPVDTANIGADRRSLYDVLTKAIRNGKITEVYSDSYFNTKKTMKDIEGALSRVDTTDAGRELINQNPDDYRSHVVKKKVVTGTGKKKSVSYKEETVGPTRSVPAEYILKQDLTAQDVTQYKIKGYWYFDKRQGELKYRLIGICPVTPDVYTMNSDEKDYIELFWVFFPDARTVLHEAKAFNDANSAAAISFDQILNSRRFNSIIYKEENVYGDREIKDYMKDNAQNQLLESERVKEKIRTFDEDMWNY is encoded by the coding sequence ATGAAAGTGAGAAATTTTTTAATCGTTATGTTTTTTGTTGCTGGAAATTTTGTTTCTAACGCGCAATCTAATTTGCTCAATGCAAAAACTGTTTCCCAAATTGGAATTAAGACGCCTGCACAGCGTATTGCAGATAATGACAAACCATTGGCATATGGCTATGTGGAAGATCGAGATATTTTGATGGGAAAAATGACTTGGGAAATTATTGATTTAAATGAAAAAATCAACTTTCCACTTTATTTCCCTGTAGATACAGCTAATATTGGTGCTGATAGGCGTTCTCTTTATGATGTTTTAACTAAGGCAATTAGAAATGGTAAAATAACTGAAGTGTACTCAGATAGTTATTTTAATACCAAGAAAACTATGAAAGATATTGAAGGGGCATTATCTCGTGTAGATACCACCGATGCTGGAAGGGAGTTGATCAATCAAAATCCAGATGATTATAGGTCACATGTAGTAAAGAAAAAGGTTGTTACAGGTACTGGTAAGAAAAAAAGTGTAAGTTATAAAGAAGAAACAGTTGGTCCAACACGTTCTGTTCCTGCTGAGTATATTTTAAAGCAAGATTTAACTGCTCAAGATGTAACACAATATAAAATCAAAGGATATTGGTATTTTGATAAGCGACAAGGAGAATTGAAATATCGCTTGATCGGGATTTGTCCTGTTACTCCGGATGTTTATACAATGAATAGTGATGAGAAAGATTATATCGAGTTATTTTGGGTTTTCTTTCCAGATGCCCGAACGGTATTGCATGAAGCAAAAGCTTTTAATGATGCCAACTCCGCAGCGGCGATTTCATTTGATCAGATTTTAAATTCTAGACGTTTTAATTCAATTATTTATAAAGAAGAAAATGTGTATGGAGATCGTGAAATCAAAGATTATATGAAAGATAATGCACAGAATCAACTGCTGGAATCTGAAAGGGTGAAAGAGAAGATTCGTACCTTTGATGAAGACATGTGGAATTATTAA
- the gldN gene encoding gliding motility protein GldN: MKARIILIIFLIIGSFPSWSQANLLNAKTVEEIEVNKIKQLAFDNDKPLSYGYVGERDILMGKTVWEIIDLNEKINFPLYFPVDSANIGPERRSLYDVLTKAIKQGKITEVYTDGYFNTKKTMKDIQASLSRVDTTDAGRELINQYPDDYVERVVKKKVVTGTGKKKSVSYVEEKVGPKRSVPAEYILRQDLTAQDVSQYKIKGYWFFDKRESALKYRLIGICPVTPDVYTMNSDDKDYIELFWVFFPNARDVLNEAKAFNDKNSAVPISFDQILNSRHFNALIYKEENMYGDREIKDYIKNNAQEQLFESERVKEKIRNFEEEMWSY, from the coding sequence ATGAAAGCACGAATAATTTTGATTATTTTTTTAATCATAGGAAGTTTTCCTTCTTGGTCACAAGCTAATTTGCTTAATGCAAAGACAGTTGAAGAAATTGAGGTGAATAAAATTAAGCAGCTTGCCTTCGATAATGACAAGCCACTATCTTATGGATATGTTGGAGAGCGTGATATTTTGATGGGTAAGACTGTTTGGGAAATCATTGATTTAAACGAAAAGATTAACTTTCCGTTGTACTTTCCTGTGGATAGTGCTAATATTGGCCCAGAGAGGCGTTCGCTTTATGATGTTTTAACTAAGGCAATCAAACAAGGCAAAATAACTGAAGTTTATACAGACGGTTATTTCAATACAAAAAAGACCATGAAAGATATTCAAGCATCATTATCGCGTGTTGATACGACTGATGCAGGAAGAGAGCTTATTAACCAGTATCCGGATGATTACGTAGAGCGTGTTGTCAAGAAAAAAGTAGTTACGGGTACTGGAAAAAAGAAATCGGTTTCTTATGTAGAAGAAAAAGTTGGGCCTAAACGATCCGTTCCAGCGGAATACATCCTAAGGCAAGATTTAACAGCACAAGATGTTTCGCAATATAAAATTAAAGGGTATTGGTTTTTTGATAAACGAGAAAGTGCATTGAAATATCGTTTAATTGGTATTTGTCCCGTAACGCCCGATGTTTATACAATGAACAGTGATGATAAAGACTATATCGAGCTTTTCTGGGTTTTCTTTCCAAATGCGCGTGATGTTTTAAATGAGGCTAAAGCTTTTAATGATAAAAATTCAGCGGTTCCAATTTCATTTGACCAAATTTTAAACTCAAGACATTTTAATGCTTTAATTTATAAAGAAGAAAACATGTATGGGGATCGTGAAATTAAAGACTACATTAAAAATAATGCTCAGGAGCAGTTGTTTGAATCGGAACGAGTGAAGGAAAAGATTCGAAATTTTGAAGAAGAAATGTGGAGTTATTAA
- a CDS encoding FAD-dependent oxidoreductase: MLDYLIVGSGLAGISFAEVALNNNKSILLVDNKSQHSSRVAGGLYNPVILKRFSEVWNAKEQLVLMNDFYNRVEVKLNEKFNFKMPILRKFFSIEEQNNWFAASDKINLAPFLSTKLITEKFNGIDSPYDYGEVLHTGYVNTALLLDCYQKYLLENDLLLEESFDCNDIEFLESGIKYKDIEARHIIFAEGFGMHKNPFFNYLPLDGTKGELFIIKAPDLNLDLIVNTSVFILPLGNDLFKVGATYNWSDKTDAPTEEGKQELLERIREIITCDFEIVKHFGGVRPTVADRRPLLGTHEVHKSLHILNGLGTRGVMLGPAMAQALYDHIENQIPLDREADIKRFHKRYLKSLTFDQPSDHKK, encoded by the coding sequence ATGCTTGATTATTTAATCGTTGGATCTGGATTAGCCGGAATTTCTTTTGCCGAAGTGGCCCTTAACAACAACAAATCTATTTTACTTGTTGATAATAAATCACAGCATTCTTCAAGAGTTGCCGGCGGATTGTATAATCCTGTAATTTTAAAACGTTTCAGTGAAGTTTGGAATGCCAAAGAACAATTAGTCTTAATGAATGATTTTTATAATCGGGTAGAGGTTAAATTAAATGAGAAATTCAATTTTAAAATGCCAATTCTCAGAAAATTTTTCTCAATTGAAGAACAGAATAATTGGTTTGCCGCTTCAGATAAAATAAATCTAGCTCCTTTTTTATCCACAAAATTAATTACCGAGAAATTTAACGGAATCGATTCTCCATACGATTATGGTGAAGTTTTGCATACAGGCTACGTTAATACAGCTTTATTATTGGATTGCTATCAGAAATACCTTTTAGAAAATGATTTGTTGCTGGAAGAATCTTTTGATTGCAACGATATTGAATTTTTGGAATCTGGTATTAAATATAAAGATATCGAGGCACGCCATATCATTTTTGCCGAAGGTTTTGGAATGCATAAAAATCCGTTTTTTAACTATTTGCCTCTTGATGGCACAAAGGGCGAATTGTTTATTATAAAAGCGCCTGATTTGAATTTGGATTTGATTGTAAACACAAGCGTTTTCATACTTCCTTTAGGAAATGATCTATTTAAAGTTGGTGCAACTTACAATTGGTCTGACAAAACAGATGCGCCTACGGAAGAAGGCAAACAAGAACTTTTAGAGCGCATAAGAGAAATTATTACCTGCGATTTTGAGATTGTAAAACATTTTGGCGGTGTACGACCTACGGTTGCAGACAGGCGACCTTTGTTGGGAACTCACGAAGTTCACAAGTCATTGCATATTTTAAACGGATTAGGCACACGCGGCGTAATGCTGGGACCAGCGATGGCACAAGCTTTGTACGATCACATTGAAAATCAGATCCCTTTAGATAGGGAAGCAGATATTAAAAGGTTTCATAAAAGATATCTCAAGTCTCTTACTTTTGACCAGCCTTCGGATCATAAGAAATAA
- a CDS encoding DUF983 domain-containing protein → MFKKGSKINSIFTGSCPKCQNESMYEDKNPLHLTKVLKMNENCSHCGLKYQIEPSFFYGAMYVSYALNVAVGIAAFIVSFVFFGASISQSFIAIIITLIVLFPFVLRLSRNLYINMFISYDPKAGQK, encoded by the coding sequence ATGTTTAAAAAGGGATCCAAAATCAACAGTATTTTTACCGGAAGCTGTCCAAAATGTCAAAATGAAAGCATGTACGAAGACAAAAACCCGCTTCATTTGACTAAAGTCCTAAAAATGAATGAAAACTGTAGCCATTGTGGCTTAAAATATCAAATTGAACCTTCCTTTTTTTATGGTGCAATGTATGTAAGTTATGCACTGAATGTTGCCGTAGGAATTGCTGCTTTTATTGTTTCTTTTGTCTTTTTTGGCGCAAGTATTAGCCAATCCTTTATAGCAATCATAATTACACTGATCGTTTTATTTCCGTTTGTACTTAGACTTTCCAGAAATTTATATATCAATATGTTTATTTCTTATGATCCGAAGGCTGGTCAAAAGTAA
- a CDS encoding ABC-F family ATP-binding cassette domain-containing protein has protein sequence MLNIHNLSVSFGGTYLFEEVTFRLGAGDRVGLVGKNGAGKSTMLKMLAGDFKPDSGVISQEKDIKMGFLRQDIDFEQGRTVLEEAYEAFTEIKIVEKKLEEINHQLVTRTDYESEEYGQIIEDLSDYTHRFDLLGGYNYVGDTEKILLGLGFKREVFNNQTETFSGGWRMRIELAKLLLQSNDVLLLDEPTNHLDIESIIWLENFLRNYPGVVVIVSHDKMFLDNVTNRTIEISLGKAYDFNKPYTQYLELRHEIREKQLATQKNQQKKIEETEKLIEKFRAKASKASMAQSLIKKLDKVERIEVDEDDNSVMNISFPVSKEPGKVVIEAEHVTKAYGDKTILKDISLLVERGSKIAFVGQNGQGKSTFIKALVNEFEYQGNIKLGHNVQLGYFAQNQAEYLDGEITLLQTMEDAATDTNRMKVRDMLGSFLFRGDDVEKKVKVLSGGERNRLALCKLLLQPINVLLMDEPTNHLDIKSKNVLKAALQKFGGTLLLVSHDRDFLQGMSNIVYEFKDQKIKEYLGDINFFLEQRNLENMREVEKKDVVKAATPKEKEVAKISYEDQKKTKALQNRLSKIESQIQQLEKDIQHDDKMLETNYDKHVEDASFFTAYNKKKADLDQLLIDWEVVQEEIDNFNA, from the coding sequence ATGCTTAATATACACAATCTTTCAGTTTCTTTTGGTGGGACATATTTATTTGAAGAAGTTACATTTCGTTTAGGCGCCGGCGACCGCGTAGGTCTTGTGGGTAAAAACGGAGCAGGTAAATCGACCATGCTTAAAATGCTGGCGGGTGATTTCAAACCAGATTCAGGCGTTATTTCTCAGGAAAAAGACATCAAAATGGGATTTCTACGTCAAGATATTGATTTTGAACAAGGAAGAACTGTTTTGGAAGAAGCATACGAAGCTTTTACGGAAATTAAAATTGTAGAAAAAAAGCTGGAAGAAATTAATCATCAATTGGTAACCAGAACCGATTATGAAAGTGAGGAATACGGACAAATCATAGAAGATTTATCTGATTACACACATCGTTTTGACCTTCTTGGAGGTTACAATTATGTTGGAGATACAGAGAAAATTCTGCTTGGACTCGGTTTTAAAAGAGAAGTTTTCAATAATCAAACTGAAACATTTTCTGGAGGATGGAGAATGCGTATTGAGCTTGCAAAACTTTTATTGCAGTCTAATGATGTGTTGCTTCTGGATGAGCCAACCAACCACTTAGATATCGAGAGTATTATTTGGTTGGAGAATTTCCTTCGTAATTATCCGGGAGTTGTGGTAATCGTTTCGCACGATAAAATGTTTTTGGACAATGTTACAAACAGAACCATCGAAATTTCTTTAGGAAAAGCATACGATTTCAATAAACCATATACTCAATATTTAGAGTTGCGTCATGAAATTCGCGAAAAACAATTAGCGACGCAAAAAAATCAGCAGAAAAAGATTGAAGAAACTGAAAAGTTAATCGAGAAATTCCGTGCAAAAGCTTCAAAAGCTTCAATGGCACAATCGCTGATTAAAAAATTAGATAAAGTAGAAAGAATTGAAGTTGACGAAGATGACAATTCAGTAATGAATATCTCATTTCCGGTTTCAAAAGAGCCAGGAAAAGTGGTAATCGAAGCAGAACACGTAACAAAAGCTTACGGCGATAAAACGATTCTTAAAGATATCAGTTTATTGGTAGAAAGAGGAAGCAAAATTGCCTTTGTTGGCCAAAACGGACAAGGAAAATCGACTTTTATTAAAGCGTTGGTAAACGAATTTGAATACCAAGGAAACATCAAATTAGGACATAATGTTCAATTAGGATATTTTGCTCAAAATCAGGCAGAATACTTAGACGGAGAAATCACTTTGCTTCAAACAATGGAAGACGCCGCAACCGATACAAACCGAATGAAAGTTCGTGATATGTTGGGTTCATTCTTATTCCGTGGCGATGATGTGGAGAAAAAAGTAAAAGTGCTTTCTGGAGGTGAGCGAAACCGTTTGGCACTTTGCAAATTGTTGTTGCAGCCAATCAATGTTTTGCTGATGGATGAGCCTACAAACCACTTGGATATTAAATCTAAAAACGTTTTAAAAGCGGCGCTTCAAAAATTCGGCGGAACTTTATTATTAGTTTCTCACGACAGGGATTTTCTTCAAGGAATGTCGAATATCGTTTACGAATTCAAAGATCAAAAAATCAAAGAATATCTTGGTGATATCAACTTCTTCTTAGAGCAGCGCAATCTTGAAAACATGCGCGAAGTCGAGAAAAAAGATGTTGTAAAAGCAGCTACTCCAAAAGAGAAAGAAGTTGCTAAAATATCATATGAAGATCAAAAGAAAACAAAAGCGCTTCAAAACAGATTAAGCAAAATCGAAAGTCAGATTCAGCAATTAGAAAAAGACATTCAGCACGACGATAAAATGCTCGAAACGAATTACGACAAACATGTTGAAGATGCTTCATTTTTTACGGCATACAACAAAAAGAAAGCAGATCTAGATCAATTATTAATCGACTGGGAAGTTGTTCAAGAAGAGATCGATAATTTTAATGCTTAA
- a CDS encoding App1 family protein, with product MKPILQLYRGYANEEELIVMGHVFKRTYEYDFQKKNLKNAKSIINQFRIKTIKNFDVYLKYGNQEIHTKTLDDGHFKFCIPLENETHFGWMNYEVSIKYNSQNITSKGSFIHPHTGKLGIISDIDDTFLISHTQNIFRKIYILLFKNVNDRKVFKDVVAHYQALSSAGRKNKEEVNAFFYISSSEWNLYRFIVQFTKINHLPRAVILLKDIKRGITDFFMSGRGNHDHKFEKIKHVLEFYPNLKYILLGDDSQHDPVLYERICKIFPVTVIAVYIRQTGKSQKEEVKKIMKNLETLDVSVCYFKESSQAIEHSRSIGIIE from the coding sequence ATGAAACCAATCTTACAATTATATCGCGGCTATGCCAATGAAGAAGAATTAATTGTAATGGGACACGTTTTTAAAAGAACCTACGAATATGATTTTCAGAAGAAAAATCTAAAAAATGCAAAATCCATAATCAATCAGTTTCGAATAAAAACAATTAAAAATTTCGATGTTTATTTGAAATATGGCAACCAAGAAATCCATACAAAAACATTAGACGACGGACATTTTAAGTTTTGCATTCCACTTGAAAATGAAACTCATTTTGGTTGGATGAATTACGAAGTGAGCATTAAATATAACTCACAAAATATTACTTCAAAAGGAAGTTTCATACATCCGCACACAGGAAAACTGGGCATTATCTCTGATATTGATGATACTTTTTTGATTTCGCACACACAGAATATCTTCAGAAAAATTTATATTTTATTGTTTAAAAATGTAAATGACCGAAAAGTTTTTAAAGATGTTGTAGCACATTATCAAGCTTTAAGTTCGGCCGGAAGAAAAAATAAAGAAGAAGTAAATGCTTTTTTTTATATTTCAAGCAGCGAATGGAATTTGTATCGTTTTATTGTGCAGTTTACCAAAATCAATCATTTACCGAGAGCAGTTATTTTACTGAAAGACATTAAAAGAGGTATCACTGATTTTTTCATGAGCGGACGTGGCAATCACGATCACAAATTTGAAAAGATAAAACATGTTTTGGAGTTTTACCCTAATCTCAAATATATTTTACTGGGCGATGACTCACAGCATGATCCTGTTTTATATGAAAGAATCTGCAAAATATTTCCAGTTACTGTAATTGCGGTTTACATCAGGCAAACTGGCAAATCTCAGAAAGAAGAAGTTAAAAAAATCATGAAAAATCTAGAAACACTGGATGTTTCTGTTTGTTATTTCAAAGAAAGCAGTCAAGCAATTGAACATTCTCGATCCATTGGGATTATTGAATAG
- a CDS encoding diacylglycerol/lipid kinase family protein has protein sequence MKKNILFVVNPISGDLDKTDLIETVQEFAAINHFNLEVYETTGKNDLSEIQKIYNSLFPERIIVAGGDGTIKMVAEAMEDYDIIIGILPAGSANGLSVDLNLPVGIEENLKIAFLSHYIEMDMICINGKKSIHLSDLGLNANLVKNYEQSDVRGFWGYALQAFTTLTESEEPFVATISANNEIVKHTARMIVIANSQKYGTGVIINPNGAMNDGKFELVILKNLDLLLIGKIITGNMPIDSDDVVIISTDKASIKTDYPVNFQIDGEYCGAQTDLDIYILHKQMKIAVP, from the coding sequence TTGAAAAAGAACATTCTATTCGTTGTAAATCCCATTTCTGGCGACCTTGATAAAACTGATTTAATCGAGACGGTTCAGGAATTTGCGGCCATAAATCATTTTAATCTTGAAGTATATGAAACAACCGGAAAAAATGATTTGAGTGAAATCCAGAAAATTTATAATTCACTTTTTCCGGAACGAATTATTGTGGCGGGTGGTGACGGCACGATCAAAATGGTTGCCGAAGCGATGGAAGATTACGACATCATAATCGGGATTTTGCCAGCCGGTTCAGCAAACGGATTGTCAGTCGATTTGAATTTGCCTGTTGGAATAGAAGAAAACCTAAAAATCGCCTTTTTGAGTCATTATATCGAAATGGATATGATTTGCATCAATGGCAAAAAAAGCATTCATTTAAGCGATTTAGGCTTGAATGCCAATTTGGTAAAAAACTACGAGCAAAGCGATGTGCGTGGCTTTTGGGGATACGCCTTGCAGGCTTTTACAACTTTAACCGAATCTGAAGAACCTTTTGTGGCGACGATTTCTGCCAATAATGAAATCGTGAAGCATACTGCCAGAATGATTGTAATAGCCAATTCACAAAAATATGGAACTGGTGTAATCATCAATCCAAATGGTGCTATGAATGATGGAAAATTCGAACTTGTAATTCTAAAAAACCTCGATTTATTATTGATTGGGAAAATTATCACCGGAAATATGCCAATAGACTCTGATGACGTTGTGATTATTTCAACTGACAAAGCGAGTATTAAAACAGATTATCCAGTAAATTTTCAAATTGACGGCGAATATTGTGGCGCACAAACCGATTTAGATATTTATATTTTGCACAAACAAATGAAAATTGCAGTGCCTTAA
- a CDS encoding peptidogalycan biosysnthesis protein, producing the protein MNTTYSFQIYNRTSLLPSEWNSLATENIFLTREYLEVLENSCPVNMICHFIGIFKEEKLVGIALTQFLFAEKLESFGERDQCLKTSVRNFAFKNFASHVLFVGNNMLTGQNAFAFAKNAEVSKAVKTLHKAINQLKKDLRASGKKVHITSIKDFTASEIKPLQVEFKNNYTFSTQPNMVFEINENWKNEQDYIDALSKKYRDQYKRARKKSEGIIKKKMSLTDIKQYEDVIYDLYFHVAKNAPFNTFFLARNHFSFFKEIMKDGFLFYGYFLDEKLIGFNTLIKNGNVMDTYFLGYDENLQREKMLYLNMLYDMIAYSINQGFKAIVFARTALEIKSSVGAKPLKMYGLITHSNALINHNIAKLFQYLEPKTEWQERNPFK; encoded by the coding sequence TTGAATACAACTTATTCCTTTCAAATCTATAACCGAACGTCCTTACTTCCGTCGGAATGGAATTCGCTTGCAACAGAAAACATTTTTTTGACGCGAGAATATCTCGAAGTACTGGAAAATTCTTGTCCAGTAAATATGATTTGTCATTTTATTGGAATTTTTAAAGAAGAAAAACTAGTAGGAATTGCTCTGACTCAGTTTTTGTTTGCTGAAAAGTTGGAATCCTTTGGCGAACGCGATCAATGTTTAAAAACTTCTGTGCGCAATTTTGCTTTCAAAAATTTCGCTTCGCATGTATTATTTGTGGGCAATAATATGCTTACGGGACAAAATGCTTTTGCTTTTGCTAAGAATGCAGAAGTTTCAAAAGCAGTCAAAACACTTCACAAAGCAATCAATCAGCTTAAAAAAGATTTAAGAGCTTCTGGCAAAAAAGTGCATATTACGAGCATTAAAGATTTTACTGCTTCCGAAATAAAACCGCTTCAGGTTGAATTCAAAAACAATTACACTTTTTCGACACAGCCCAATATGGTTTTTGAAATCAATGAAAATTGGAAAAACGAGCAAGATTATATTGATGCTTTGTCTAAAAAATATAGAGATCAATACAAGCGTGCCCGCAAAAAATCGGAAGGAATCATTAAAAAGAAAATGTCTTTAACTGATATCAAACAGTATGAAGATGTTATTTATGACTTATATTTTCACGTGGCAAAAAATGCACCTTTCAACACTTTTTTTCTGGCGCGAAATCATTTCAGCTTTTTTAAAGAAATTATGAAAGATGGCTTTTTGTTTTATGGTTATTTTTTGGACGAAAAACTAATCGGATTCAATACCTTGATCAAGAATGGAAATGTAATGGATACGTATTTTCTGGGTTATGATGAAAATCTGCAACGTGAAAAAATGCTGTATCTAAATATGCTTTATGACATGATCGCCTACTCAATTAATCAAGGTTTTAAAGCAATTGTATTTGCCAGAACAGCACTAGAAATAAAGAGTTCTGTAGGTGCAAAACCACTAAAAATGTACGGCTTGATCACACATAGCAACGCTTTGATCAATCATAATATTGCCAAATTATTTCAATATTTGGAACCAAAAACAGAATGGCAGGAACGAAATCCGTTTAAATAA